A genomic region of Pseudomonas frederiksbergensis contains the following coding sequences:
- a CDS encoding S-type pyocin domain-containing protein has protein sequence MPERSYPLTYKEQLRRRILQPPPSPNLYPPIADLPVNRPADPGPIKPLGCVFAKSCNLPDGIINYANPSGFVPLDSLKDYGNFALLGGRETDSSGALPLKKISGSALPIGLGGLALAGSSVSGVTAAGGTVVAGLLTGLVALLWPSELGDSALYSEEQLRSLKQANSRVRLRVEQQADGTLKGYGFYTGKNADWQMIDIIQFQARGSQQVAVFGDGLELIWTPALNPADSLGIPALEAAPQAPNIWVYPPTEASNNILVNPIYPPEYQDFILVFPADSGVRPLYVVVSAPTRRALNPDHDYIEAPTTEEITGIPGLRQIRGKTPRQGGGGVRDRWIDSKGRKIYEWDYCHGELEKYQASDGSHLGAFCHITGEQLKPADKRRNIKKFL, from the coding sequence ATGCCAGAACGCTCATACCCCCTGACGTACAAAGAACAACTGCGACGCCGTATTTTGCAGCCGCCGCCCTCACCCAACCTGTATCCGCCAATTGCCGATTTGCCGGTGAATCGACCCGCTGACCCCGGCCCCATAAAGCCGCTGGGCTGCGTCTTCGCCAAGTCCTGCAACCTGCCGGACGGCATCATCAACTACGCCAATCCCTCCGGATTCGTCCCGCTGGATTCGTTGAAGGACTACGGAAACTTTGCCCTGCTGGGCGGGCGAGAGACCGACAGCTCTGGCGCCTTGCCGCTCAAGAAAATCAGTGGCAGTGCATTGCCAATCGGCCTGGGTGGCCTCGCTCTGGCCGGGTCATCGGTCAGCGGTGTCACAGCAGCCGGCGGCACTGTTGTCGCCGGCTTGCTAACCGGTCTGGTCGCTTTGCTCTGGCCCTCAGAGCTGGGCGACAGCGCCCTCTATAGCGAAGAGCAACTGCGCTCGCTTAAACAAGCCAACTCACGGGTGCGCCTGCGCGTCGAGCAACAGGCCGACGGCACCCTCAAGGGTTACGGCTTCTACACCGGCAAAAATGCCGACTGGCAAATGATCGACATCATCCAGTTCCAGGCCCGCGGCAGCCAACAAGTAGCAGTGTTCGGCGACGGCCTGGAACTGATCTGGACGCCAGCTCTCAACCCCGCCGACTCCCTTGGCATCCCGGCCCTCGAAGCCGCGCCGCAAGCGCCGAACATCTGGGTCTATCCTCCGACCGAGGCCAGCAACAACATATTGGTCAACCCGATCTACCCGCCGGAGTATCAGGATTTCATCCTGGTGTTTCCTGCGGATTCCGGGGTTAGGCCGCTTTATGTGGTGGTGAGTGCGCCCACGAGGAGAGCCCTCAATCCAGATCACGACTACATAGAGGCACCAACAACAGAGGAGATAACCGGCATTCCAGGGCTTAGGCAAATTCGAGGCAAGACACCTCGACAAGGTGGTGGCGGTGTTCGAGATCGATGGATCGATAGTAAAGGGAGAAAAATATATGAATGGGACTACTGCCATGGAGAGCTTGAAAAATACCAAGCCAGCGATGGCAGCCACTTAGGCGCGTTTTGTCACATAACAGGCGAACAGCTGAAACCAGCAGACAAGCGCCGAAACATCAAAAAATTTCTGTGA
- the aguB gene encoding N-carbamoylputrescine amidase: MSRIVTVAATQMACSWDLEANIETAEKLVREAAAKGAQIILIQELFESPYFCQKPNPDYLQLATSVEDNVAIKHFQKVAKELQVVLPISFFELAGRARFNSIAIIDADGSNLGIYRKSHIPDGPGYHEKYYFNPGDTGFKVWNTRYAKIGVGICWDQWFPECARSMALQGAEILFYPTAIGSEPHDKTISSRDHWQRVQQGHAGANLMPLIASNRIGNEEQDGYDITFYGSSFIANPFGEKVQELNETEEGVLVQSFDLDELEHIRSAWGSFRDRRPDLYGAIKTLDGSLES, translated from the coding sequence ATGAGCCGTATCGTTACTGTCGCCGCTACCCAGATGGCTTGTTCCTGGGACCTGGAAGCCAACATCGAGACCGCTGAGAAGCTGGTCCGTGAGGCCGCGGCCAAAGGCGCGCAGATCATCCTGATTCAGGAATTGTTCGAGAGCCCGTACTTCTGCCAGAAGCCGAACCCGGACTACCTGCAATTGGCCACTTCGGTTGAAGACAACGTGGCCATCAAGCATTTCCAGAAGGTTGCCAAAGAACTGCAAGTCGTACTGCCGATCAGCTTCTTCGAACTGGCAGGCCGCGCACGCTTCAACAGCATCGCAATCATCGATGCCGATGGCAGCAACCTCGGAATTTATCGTAAAAGCCACATCCCGGACGGTCCTGGCTACCACGAAAAGTACTACTTCAACCCGGGCGATACCGGCTTCAAAGTCTGGAACACCCGTTACGCGAAAATCGGTGTGGGCATTTGCTGGGATCAGTGGTTCCCGGAGTGCGCCCGCAGCATGGCGTTGCAAGGCGCGGAAATCCTGTTCTACCCAACCGCCATCGGCAGCGAACCGCACGACAAGACCATTTCGTCCCGTGACCACTGGCAGCGTGTTCAGCAAGGTCATGCCGGCGCTAACCTGATGCCGCTGATCGCCAGCAACCGCATCGGCAATGAAGAGCAGGATGGCTACGACATCACCTTCTACGGCTCGTCGTTCATCGCCAACCCGTTCGGCGAGAAAGTCCAGGAGCTCAATGAAACCGAAGAAGGCGTACTGGTTCAGAGTTTCGACCTCGACGAGCTGGAGCACATCCGCAGTGCCTGGGGTTCGTTCCGTGATCGTCGCCCGGACCTGTACGGCGCAATTAAAACCCTCGACGGTTCCCTGGAGTCCTGA
- the rfbA gene encoding glucose-1-phosphate thymidylyltransferase RfbA gives MMKGIVLAGGSGTRLHPITLGVSKQLLPVYDKPMIYYPISVLMLAGIKDILVISTPQDLPQYRNLLGDGSQFGVSFSYAEQPSPDGLAQAFLIGEEFIGNDPVCLILGDNIFHGQHFGEQLHRAARRPKGATVFGYWVKDPQRFGVIDFDSEGRALSIEEKPIKPKSSYAVTGLYFYDNDVIKIAKAVKPSARGELEITDINNAYLQRGDLQVERFGRGFAWLDTGTHDSLLEASQYVQTIEHRQGLKVACLEEIAYQNGWISHKYLLERARYFGKTGYGQYLFTIAGEEQ, from the coding sequence ATGATGAAGGGAATTGTTCTGGCAGGTGGCTCTGGTACCCGTCTGCACCCGATCACACTCGGGGTGTCCAAACAACTGCTGCCGGTGTACGACAAACCGATGATCTATTACCCGATCTCGGTGCTGATGCTGGCGGGCATCAAAGACATCCTGGTGATTTCCACCCCCCAGGACCTGCCGCAATACCGCAACCTGCTGGGCGACGGCAGTCAGTTCGGGGTGAGTTTCAGCTATGCCGAGCAACCGTCGCCGGATGGTCTGGCCCAAGCATTCCTGATTGGTGAGGAGTTCATCGGTAACGACCCGGTGTGCCTGATTCTGGGCGATAACATTTTTCATGGGCAGCACTTCGGTGAGCAGTTGCACAGAGCTGCCCGCAGGCCAAAAGGTGCAACGGTTTTCGGCTATTGGGTCAAGGATCCTCAACGGTTCGGGGTAATCGACTTCGATAGCGAGGGGCGCGCACTGTCGATCGAAGAAAAGCCGATAAAGCCCAAGTCCAGTTACGCCGTCACCGGGCTCTACTTCTACGACAATGACGTCATCAAAATTGCCAAGGCCGTGAAACCCTCCGCCCGTGGCGAACTGGAAATCACCGACATCAACAACGCTTATCTGCAACGCGGCGACCTGCAAGTGGAACGTTTCGGTCGGGGCTTCGCCTGGCTCGATACCGGCACCCATGACAGCCTGCTGGAAGCTTCGCAATACGTGCAGACCATCGAGCATCGCCAAGGTCTGAAAGTCGCCTGCCTTGAAGAGATCGCCTACCAGAACGGCTGGATCAGTCACAAGTATTTGCTTGAGCGGGCCCGATACTTTGGCAAAACCGGCTACGGCCAATACCTGTTTACCATTGCTGGAGAAGAGCAATGA
- a CDS encoding aminotransferase: protein MLLATLIHRASLPSPQVTAQQALELLREHYGLSGTLQSLGSQQDLNYRLDSDQGRFVFKICRGDYAALELHAQHAALKHLGTQPGLHVPRVIPAKNGEDLLTLELAGQSLHVRLLDYIEGQSLTHLKHLGHELVAGLGQLCGEMDLALSGFEHPGLERTLQWDARHANALINHLLPVINDERQRALIAEAAQQAERRLQPLAAKLPVQAIHMDITDDNVVWKRDQQRHWQLQGVIDFGDLIRTWRITDLSVTCAALLHHADGDPLCILPAVQAYHAVNPLKHEELQALWPLIVARAAVLVLSGEQQVSIDPQNQYSRDNLNHEWEIFRVATSVPFELMEAAILTAVGQSLPAIVSQGFAPLLPSLVGREFALIDLGVLSPHFEAGNWEQDGIDQRLLIEAAAAHGLAASRYGQYRLSQTRPDSAVEPDTCPLHVDLQVPQGTTIEAPFAGVVHLSADGRVQLDSAQLGVRLWGVKPSLHAGAAVLKGQVLGEVSGALRVQLSRGAELKPPLFCSPSRAPAWQALCPSPAALLGLACDAEAEVDSHTLLARRDASFARSQKHYYVDPPRIERGWRNHLIDMQGRSYLDMLNNVAVLGHGHPRMAAEASRQWSLLNTNSRFNYAAIAEFSERLLALAPDSMDRVFLVNSGTEANDLAIRLAWAYSGGRDMLSVLEAYHGWSVAADAVSTSIADNPKALSSRPDWVHPVTAPNTYRGEFRGIDSAPDYVRSVEHNLAKIAEQKRQLAGFICEPVYGNAGGISLPPGYLKQVYARVRAQGGVCIADEVQVGYGRMGKFFWGFEEQGVVPDIITMAKGMGNGQPLGAVITRREIAEALEAEGYFFSSAGGSPVSCRIGMAVLDVMKEEKLWENARVVGGYFKERLEALIDRYPLVGAVHGSGFYLGVELIRNRETLEPATEETTALCDRLRELGIFMQPTGDYLNILKIKPPMVTSRHSVDFFVDTLSKVLDEGL, encoded by the coding sequence ATGTTGCTCGCCACGTTGATTCACCGCGCCAGTCTGCCCAGCCCACAAGTCACCGCGCAGCAAGCGCTGGAGCTGCTGCGTGAGCATTACGGCCTGAGCGGGACGTTGCAGTCGTTGGGCAGCCAGCAGGATCTCAACTACCGGCTCGACAGCGACCAGGGCCGTTTCGTCTTCAAAATCTGTCGTGGTGACTACGCGGCGCTGGAGCTGCACGCCCAGCACGCGGCCCTCAAACACTTGGGCACGCAGCCCGGACTGCATGTACCACGGGTGATCCCGGCGAAGAACGGTGAGGACCTGCTGACCCTGGAACTTGCCGGGCAATCACTGCATGTGCGCTTGCTTGACTACATCGAAGGTCAATCGCTGACGCACCTCAAACACCTTGGTCATGAACTGGTTGCCGGCCTCGGTCAACTCTGTGGCGAAATGGACCTGGCGCTGTCCGGGTTCGAGCATCCGGGGCTTGAGCGTACCTTGCAGTGGGACGCCCGACACGCCAATGCATTGATCAACCACTTGCTGCCAGTGATCAACGACGAGCGGCAGCGAGCATTGATCGCCGAGGCCGCGCAACAGGCCGAACGGCGTTTGCAGCCACTGGCGGCGAAGTTGCCGGTGCAGGCGATTCACATGGACATCACCGATGACAACGTGGTCTGGAAACGGGATCAGCAACGTCACTGGCAGTTGCAGGGTGTCATCGATTTTGGCGATCTGATTCGTACCTGGCGCATTACCGATCTATCGGTGACCTGCGCCGCGCTGCTGCACCATGCCGACGGTGATCCGCTGTGCATTTTGCCGGCGGTGCAGGCTTACCACGCGGTCAATCCACTGAAGCACGAAGAGTTGCAGGCGCTGTGGCCGCTGATCGTCGCGCGCGCGGCGGTGCTGGTGCTCAGCGGTGAGCAACAGGTCAGCATTGATCCGCAGAATCAGTACAGCCGCGATAATCTGAACCACGAGTGGGAGATCTTCCGCGTCGCGACCTCGGTGCCGTTTGAACTGATGGAGGCGGCCATTCTGACGGCGGTCGGCCAGTCGTTGCCGGCGATTGTCAGTCAGGGGTTTGCGCCGTTGCTGCCGAGCCTGGTGGGCCGCGAGTTTGCGTTGATCGACCTCGGTGTCCTGAGTCCGCATTTCGAAGCGGGCAACTGGGAGCAGGACGGCATTGACCAGCGTCTGCTGATTGAAGCGGCGGCAGCCCATGGCCTGGCGGCCAGTCGTTATGGGCAATACCGTTTATCGCAGACGCGTCCGGACAGCGCCGTCGAGCCGGACACATGCCCGCTGCACGTTGACTTGCAGGTGCCGCAGGGCACAACGATTGAAGCACCCTTTGCCGGTGTCGTGCACCTGAGCGCCGATGGCCGCGTGCAACTGGACAGTGCACAATTGGGCGTGCGCCTATGGGGTGTCAAACCATCGCTACACGCCGGTGCGGCCGTGCTCAAAGGGCAGGTGCTGGGCGAAGTCAGCGGCGCGTTGCGGGTTCAACTCAGCCGTGGCGCCGAACTGAAGCCACCGCTGTTTTGCTCACCGTCCCGAGCCCCTGCCTGGCAGGCGTTGTGTCCATCGCCCGCAGCATTGTTGGGGCTTGCCTGCGACGCAGAGGCCGAGGTTGATTCGCACACCTTGCTGGCGCGACGCGACGCGAGTTTTGCCCGTTCGCAAAAACACTATTACGTTGATCCGCCGCGCATCGAGCGTGGCTGGCGCAATCACTTGATCGACATGCAGGGCCGCTCCTATCTGGACATGCTCAATAACGTGGCAGTGCTCGGTCACGGCCACCCGCGCATGGCGGCCGAGGCCAGCCGTCAATGGTCGTTGCTCAACACCAACTCGCGTTTCAACTACGCGGCCATTGCCGAGTTCTCCGAGCGCTTGCTGGCGCTGGCACCGGACTCGATGGATCGGGTGTTTCTGGTCAACAGCGGCACCGAGGCCAACGACCTGGCGATTCGCCTGGCGTGGGCCTACAGCGGCGGTCGCGACATGCTCAGCGTGCTTGAGGCCTATCACGGCTGGTCGGTGGCCGCCGACGCGGTGTCGACATCGATCGCCGATAACCCCAAGGCCCTCAGCAGTCGTCCGGACTGGGTTCATCCGGTGACGGCGCCAAACACCTACCGTGGTGAATTCCGTGGCATCGACAGCGCGCCGGATTATGTGCGCAGCGTCGAACACAACCTGGCAAAGATTGCCGAGCAGAAGCGGCAATTGGCGGGTTTTATCTGCGAGCCGGTGTACGGCAACGCCGGTGGAATCTCGTTGCCACCGGGCTACTTGAAGCAGGTGTATGCACGGGTCCGTGCCCAGGGTGGCGTGTGCATCGCCGACGAAGTGCAGGTCGGTTACGGCCGCATGGGCAAGTTCTTCTGGGGTTTCGAAGAGCAGGGTGTAGTGCCGGACATCATCACCATGGCCAAGGGCATGGGTAACGGCCAGCCATTGGGCGCGGTCATTACCCGACGAGAAATCGCCGAGGCGCTGGAGGCCGAAGGTTACTTCTTCTCGTCGGCTGGCGGCAGCCCGGTCAGTTGCCGCATCGGCATGGCGGTGCTGGATGTGATGAAGGAAGAGAAGCTCTGGGAAAACGCCCGGGTTGTTGGCGGATATTTCAAGGAGCGCCTTGAGGCATTGATCGATCGCTATCCACTGGTGGGCGCGGTGCATGGTTCCGGCTTCTATCTGGGTGTGGAGCTGATTCGCAACCGCGAAACCCTGGAACCGGCCACGGAAGAAACCACGGCGTTGTGCGACCGCCTGCGCGAATTGGGAATTTTCATGCAGCCGACCGGCGATTACCTGAACATCCTCAAGATCAAACCACCGATGGTGACCTCGCGACACAGCGTGGATTTCTTTGTCGATACTCTGTCGAAGGTGCTGGACGAAGGCCTCTAA
- the rfbC gene encoding dTDP-4-dehydrorhamnose 3,5-epimerase yields MKVTPTDLTGVLIIEPKVFGDERGFFYESFNARAFEETTGLKREFVQDNHSRSLKGVLRGLHYQLEHSQGKLVRVTAGEVLDVAVDIRRSSPNFGRWASVRLSAQNNRQLWIPEGFAHGFLVLSDYAEFLYKTTDYYVPSAERCISWNDPTLAIDWQLDGEVPQLSAKDQVGKSLQEADLFP; encoded by the coding sequence ATGAAGGTGACCCCCACCGACCTGACCGGTGTTCTGATTATCGAACCGAAGGTCTTTGGCGACGAACGCGGTTTTTTTTACGAAAGCTTCAATGCGCGTGCGTTCGAGGAAACGACCGGACTCAAGCGCGAGTTCGTTCAGGACAACCACTCGCGCTCTCTGAAAGGTGTGCTGCGTGGCCTGCACTATCAACTGGAACACTCCCAGGGAAAACTCGTGCGGGTCACCGCTGGCGAGGTACTCGACGTGGCGGTGGACATTCGTCGCAGCTCACCGAATTTCGGGCGTTGGGCCAGCGTCCGCCTGTCGGCTCAAAACAACCGTCAACTGTGGATCCCTGAAGGATTTGCCCACGGCTTTCTGGTGCTGAGCGACTACGCCGAGTTTCTGTACAAAACGACCGATTACTACGTACCCAGCGCCGAACGCTGCATCAGTTGGAATGACCCGACACTGGCCATCGACTGGCAGCTCGACGGCGAAGTACCGCAACTGTCGGCGAAAGATCAAGTCGGAAAATCCCTGCAAGAGGCCGATCTGTTCCCATGA
- a CDS encoding colicin E3-like toxin immunity protein, translating to MGLKVRIHWFNTLTEFEEGKEYSADLKEDGSVIEAVGLPLDGTINHGLFDVIAAWVPILQPYFEHRIDLNAYIYQVGFSYRERW from the coding sequence ATGGGACTAAAAGTAAGAATTCATTGGTTCAACACGTTGACCGAATTCGAAGAAGGTAAGGAGTACTCAGCCGACCTGAAAGAAGATGGCTCCGTAATCGAGGCTGTCGGCTTACCTTTGGACGGGACTATCAATCATGGGTTATTTGACGTTATTGCAGCATGGGTACCTATCCTCCAACCCTATTTCGAGCATCGAATAGATTTGAACGCCTATATCTACCAAGTCGGTTTCTCTTACCGTGAGCGCTGGTAA
- the rfbB gene encoding dTDP-glucose 4,6-dehydratase, translating to MRILITGGAGFIGSALVRHLIRHTEHEVLNLDKLTYAGNLESLSSIATNTRYEFVQADIVDQATVSAVLARFQPHAIMHLAAESHVDRSIDGPSDFIQTNIVGTYSLLEATRAYWNSLVEPEKSAFRFHHISTDEVYGDLHGVDDLFTETTPYAPSSPYSASKAASDHLVRAWQRTYGLPVLLTNCSNNYGPFHFPEKLIPLVILNALAGKPLPVYGNGLQVRDWLFVEDHARALLTVVSNGVVGETYNIGGHNEQKNIDVVRSICDLLEELAPQKPEGVAHFADLITFVKDRPGHDQRYAIDASKIERELGWVPEETFDSGLRKTVQWYLDSLDWCQRVQDGSYQGQRLGFTDFKDLIA from the coding sequence ATGCGCATTCTCATCACCGGCGGTGCCGGCTTCATCGGCTCGGCGCTGGTTCGCCACCTGATCCGCCACACTGAACATGAAGTGCTCAACCTGGACAAACTGACTTACGCCGGTAACCTGGAATCGCTGAGCAGTATTGCCACCAACACCCGCTATGAATTTGTGCAGGCCGATATCGTTGATCAGGCCACCGTCAGCGCGGTACTGGCACGGTTCCAGCCGCACGCGATCATGCACCTGGCGGCCGAGTCCCATGTCGACCGCTCTATCGACGGTCCGTCGGACTTCATCCAGACCAACATTGTCGGCACCTACAGCCTGCTGGAAGCCACTCGCGCCTACTGGAATAGTTTGGTCGAACCTGAGAAAAGCGCCTTTCGCTTTCATCACATTTCCACCGACGAGGTGTATGGCGACCTGCATGGCGTCGACGATCTGTTCACCGAAACCACACCCTATGCGCCGAGCTCGCCGTACTCCGCCAGCAAGGCGGCGTCCGACCATCTGGTCCGCGCTTGGCAACGCACCTACGGTTTGCCGGTGCTGCTGACCAACTGCTCGAACAACTACGGGCCGTTCCATTTCCCCGAGAAACTCATCCCGCTGGTGATCCTCAACGCCCTCGCCGGGAAGCCGCTGCCGGTGTACGGCAACGGCCTGCAAGTGCGTGACTGGCTGTTTGTCGAAGATCATGCTCGTGCACTGCTCACCGTGGTGAGCAATGGCGTAGTCGGTGAGACGTACAACATCGGCGGCCACAATGAACAGAAGAACATCGACGTGGTGCGCAGTATCTGCGACCTGCTGGAAGAGTTGGCGCCGCAAAAACCTGAAGGCGTCGCGCACTTCGCCGACCTGATCACGTTCGTCAAAGACCGCCCCGGCCATGACCAGCGCTACGCTATCGACGCCAGCAAAATCGAACGCGAGCTGGGTTGGGTGCCCGAAGAAACCTTCGACAGTGGTCTGCGTAAAACCGTGCAGTGGTACCTCGATAGCCTGGACTGGTGCCAGCGGGTTCAGGACGGCAGCTATCAAGGCCAGCGACTGGGTTTCACTGACTTCAAGGACTTAATCGCATGA
- a CDS encoding sensor histidine kinase: MTPPLPRRPRWRSLALLALCLAPLLWPLQHLAERYYRSELAGQNRQTLDLYVANLLGTLHRYEVLPQILGDLPALRAVLAAPQQPLATDNANRLLKDIRAQTGAEVMYLMDTHGKTLAASNWDKRDSFVGRNFAFRPYFSEAMQGRLGRFFGLGTTSAKRGYFFAGAVRDGEQIIGVLVVKVDLDHTESLWGKTPEQLLLTDHNGVVIITSRADWRFRATRTLSDEERKAITAVQPYPTRDPQPLNLNPDAWLTQTQQIEETGWSVSILAPRTLIDRPVRTVVAIGGATLLVLMLLLGLMMQRRRHYLQRIAFEAKTRRELEARVAERTSDLEGLNRRLKQEVLEREQAQQELVRAQDDLVQAGKLSALGTMSASISHELNQPLAAIRSYAENAEVLLDHQRTDDARGNLKLISELTGRMASIIAHLRAFARRDRHAPESVALQPALDDALALLAKRRRSMEVELIRDLPAATLWVEAGETRLRQVLGNLLANALDALTEKGPPRKLWLSAESTADGVNLYIRDNGPGFCMEALGRAGEPFYTTKTRTQGLGLGLAICDTLMRAFGGELSFANHKEGGALITLRLRAGAPGVSLQPSEDRSE, encoded by the coding sequence ATGACCCCTCCACTCCCCCGCAGACCCCGCTGGCGCAGCCTGGCCCTGCTCGCCCTGTGCCTGGCGCCGTTGCTGTGGCCACTGCAGCACCTGGCCGAGCGTTATTATCGAAGTGAGCTGGCCGGGCAAAATCGCCAGACACTGGACCTCTACGTTGCCAACCTGCTAGGGACGCTGCACCGTTATGAAGTCTTGCCGCAGATCCTCGGTGATCTGCCGGCCCTGCGTGCCGTTCTTGCCGCGCCACAGCAGCCGCTCGCCACGGACAACGCCAACCGCCTGCTCAAGGACATCCGCGCCCAGACCGGCGCCGAAGTCATGTACCTGATGGACACCCACGGCAAGACCCTGGCAGCCTCCAACTGGGACAAACGCGACAGTTTTGTCGGGCGTAACTTTGCCTTCCGGCCGTATTTCAGCGAAGCCATGCAAGGCCGCCTCGGGCGATTTTTCGGCCTGGGAACGACGTCGGCCAAACGCGGCTATTTCTTTGCGGGAGCCGTGCGCGATGGCGAGCAGATCATCGGTGTGCTGGTGGTCAAGGTCGACCTCGACCACACCGAAAGCCTCTGGGGCAAAACCCCGGAGCAACTGCTGCTGACCGACCACAACGGGGTGGTCATCATTACCTCTCGTGCGGATTGGCGCTTTCGAGCGACCCGTACGCTGAGTGACGAAGAGCGCAAGGCAATCACCGCCGTCCAGCCTTACCCGACCCGCGATCCGCAACCCCTGAACCTCAATCCGGACGCTTGGCTGACCCAGACTCAGCAGATTGAAGAAACCGGCTGGAGCGTCAGTATCCTCGCGCCCAGAACCCTGATCGACCGTCCGGTTCGCACCGTGGTCGCCATCGGCGGCGCGACACTGTTGGTGTTGATGTTATTGCTCGGGCTGATGATGCAGCGCCGTCGGCATTACTTGCAGCGCATCGCCTTCGAGGCCAAGACTCGTCGCGAACTGGAAGCGCGCGTCGCCGAAAGAACCAGCGACCTCGAAGGTCTCAACCGACGCCTCAAGCAGGAAGTGCTGGAACGCGAACAGGCGCAACAGGAACTGGTGCGCGCCCAGGATGATTTGGTCCAGGCCGGCAAACTCTCGGCGCTGGGCACCATGTCGGCGAGTATCAGCCATGAGCTCAATCAACCGCTGGCAGCGATTCGCAGCTATGCGGAAAACGCCGAAGTGCTGCTCGACCATCAACGCACTGACGACGCCCGCGGCAACCTGAAACTGATCAGCGAACTGACCGGGCGCATGGCCTCGATCATCGCCCATCTGCGCGCCTTCGCCCGTCGCGACCGTCACGCCCCGGAAAGCGTTGCGCTGCAACCGGCACTGGACGATGCGCTGGCGTTGCTGGCCAAACGGCGGCGGAGCATGGAAGTCGAGCTGATCCGTGACCTGCCAGCGGCCACGCTGTGGGTCGAGGCCGGCGAAACCCGACTGCGCCAGGTGCTCGGCAACCTGCTGGCCAATGCCCTTGATGCCCTGACCGAAAAAGGTCCGCCACGTAAACTCTGGCTGAGTGCCGAATCCACCGCCGACGGCGTCAACCTGTACATTCGCGATAACGGCCCGGGGTTCTGCATGGAAGCCCTCGGCCGCGCCGGCGAACCGTTCTACACCACCAAGACCCGCACTCAGGGCCTTGGGTTGGGGTTGGCCATCTGCGACACCCTGATGCGCGCCTTCGGCGGTGAACTGTCGTTTGCCAACCACAAGGAAGGCGGCGCCCTGATCACCCTGCGGCTGCGCGCGGGCGCACCCGGTGTAAGTCTGCAACCGTCCGAGGATCGCAGTGAATGA
- the rfbD gene encoding dTDP-4-dehydrorhamnose reductase: MNAPLKILISGQHGQVSRELQKRLGDLGELIVLGRDQLDLAHPEQIRQQVRALRPNLIINAAAHTAVDQAESEPELAFAINATAPGIFAELALELGIPLIHYSTDYVFDGSKTSPYTEADEPHPLGVYGASKLAGEQAIRAVNGQHLILRTSWVYSNHGRNFLLTMQRLLQEKPHLRIVADQIGAPTWAGTIATSTRALIERWQSGKPGAWGTYHLTARGETSWFGFAQAIAEHVQAQHKTCASLEAIPSRDYPTPAARPLNSRLDCRLLQQQWQVSQPVWRDALRECLAEQA; encoded by the coding sequence ATGAACGCGCCTCTGAAAATCCTCATCAGCGGCCAGCATGGCCAGGTCTCCCGTGAGCTGCAAAAACGCCTGGGTGATCTTGGTGAATTGATCGTGCTGGGACGCGATCAGCTCGACTTGGCGCATCCAGAGCAGATCCGTCAGCAAGTGCGCGCCTTGCGTCCGAATCTGATTATTAATGCCGCCGCACATACAGCAGTAGACCAGGCTGAAAGCGAACCGGAACTCGCCTTCGCGATCAACGCCACGGCACCCGGCATATTCGCCGAGCTGGCCCTGGAACTGGGTATCCCGCTGATTCACTATTCAACCGACTACGTATTCGACGGCAGCAAAACCTCGCCCTATACCGAGGCCGACGAACCCCACCCGCTGGGCGTCTACGGCGCCAGCAAACTGGCCGGCGAGCAGGCCATCCGTGCCGTCAACGGTCAGCACCTGATTCTGCGCACCAGTTGGGTCTACTCGAACCACGGGCGCAACTTCCTGCTGACCATGCAACGGTTACTGCAAGAGAAACCGCACCTGCGCATCGTCGCCGACCAGATCGGCGCACCGACCTGGGCCGGCACCATCGCCACCAGCACGCGCGCCTTGATCGAGCGCTGGCAATCGGGAAAACCCGGTGCCTGGGGCACTTACCACCTGACCGCTCGGGGCGAAACGTCATGGTTCGGGTTCGCCCAGGCCATCGCCGAGCATGTGCAGGCGCAACACAAAACCTGCGCCAGCCTGGAAGCGATCCCCAGCCGCGACTATCCGACGCCCGCTGCTCGACCGCTGAACTCGCGTCTGGATTGCCGCCTTCTGCAACAACAATGGCAGGTCAGTCAGCCTGTATGGCGTGACGCGTTGCGCGAGTGTCTTGCCGAGCAAGCCTAG